Proteins co-encoded in one Papaver somniferum cultivar HN1 chromosome 5, ASM357369v1, whole genome shotgun sequence genomic window:
- the LOC113281182 gene encoding magnesium protoporphyrin IX methyltransferase, chloroplastic-like → MAFSTIVSSPVCFHTQNQTHSFPLSNNKPRINKPLITQTKALPPLSTATDVSAITTTFDSTTLAVLGGGSIAALAAILSIADPEKRRQLQAEEVGGGDKEVVREYFNSTGFQRWKKIYGETDDVNKVQLDIRLGHSKTVENVMKILTEDRSLEGVTVCDAGCGTGCLSIPLAKQGAVVYSSDISAAMVSEAEKQAKEELLGGSSDGSSVVPVLPKFTVSDLESLDGKYDTVVCLDVLIHYPQSKADGMIAHLASLAEKRLILSFAPKTYYYDILKRIGELFPGPSKATRAYLHREADIERALQKAGWKVNKKGFTNTQFYFANLIEAVPA, encoded by the exons ATGGCATTCTCAACAATTGTGTCTTCTCCAGTTTGTTTCCACACTCAAAATCAAACCCATAGTTTTCCATTATCAAACAACAAACCCAGAATTAACAAACCCTTAATCACACAAACAAAAGCACTCCCACCACTATCAACAGCAACTGATGTCTCAGCCATTACGACCACCTTTGACAGTACAACACTTGCAGTACTCGGTGGTGGTTCAATTGCTGCACTAGCTGCAATTTTGTCGATTGCAGACCCCGAAAAGCGACGACAACTTCAAGCAGAAgaagttggtggtggtgataaagaAGTTGTAAGAGAGTATTTTAATAGTACTGGGTTTCAGAGATGGAAGAAGATTTATGGTGAGACTGATGATGTTAATAAAGTTCAGCTTGATATCAGATTGGGACATTCTAAAACTGTCGAAAATGTTATGAAGATTTTGACCGAGGATAGGTCTCTTGAAGGAGTTACTGTCTGTGATGCTGGTTGTGGTACTGGTTGTTTGTCTATTCCTTTAGCTAAACAAGGTGCGGTTGTTTATTCCAGTGATATTTCTGCTGCTATGGTTTCGGAAGCTGAGAAACAG GCAAAAGAAGAGCTTTTGGGAGGGAGCAGTGATGGGTCATCAGTAGTGCCAGTGTTGCCAAAGTTTACAGTGAGTGATTTAGAGAGTTTGGATGGGAAATATGACACAGTTGTTTGCTTAGACGTATTGATACATTACCCACAAAGTAAAGCGGATGGAATGATTGCGCATTTAGCATCATTAGCTGAAAAACGACTGATACTGAGTTTTGCGCCTAAGACATATTACTATGATATATTGAAGAGAATAGGAGAGCTGTTTCCTGGGCCATCAAAGGCGACAAGAGCATACCTACATAGAGAGGCGGATATAGAAAGAGCTCTACAGAAGGCTGGGTGGAAAGTAAATAAGAAAGGATTCACTAATACGCAGTTTTACTTCGCCAATTTGATTGAAGCTGTTCCTGCCTAA